Below is a window of Streptomyces genisteinicus DNA.
GGCCGTCCGTCGTCGTCGATCACCGGCACGGCGGTGATCCCGTACTCGTCGAGCAGCCGGGCGATCTCCTTGAACGCCGTGCCGCGCTGGGCGACGACCGCCTCGGGGGTCATCAGGTCGGCCACCGAGCGGTGTCTCATCGCGCACCGGTCCAGCGGTTCATCGGGCACCTCCATGATCCAGCGGTCCTGTTGGGGTCAGTATTTCCGAGTCTGTCCTGACCTGGGCGGGCGGGGTGGGGTCCTGGTGTGGCGCCGTGCGGGTCGGTCGGGTGCTGGCTACGGTGGGCGCGGGGCGAGGCACCCGCCGCAGCCGCACGCCGACAGGGAAGGGCGCCACCATGTCCGGACAAGCGCACCCGGGACCGCCCGGCCCGGGCGGGGCACGCACGAGCGGGGACATCGGCCGCAGGGTGGCGGCCCGGCGGAAGCAGCTGGGACTCTCCCGGGAGGAGCTCGCGCTGAGGGCCGCCTCGGCCCCCGGGTACATCGAGTACCTGGAGGAGAAGACTGCCGCGCCCGGCATGGGCTTCCTGCTGCGGCTGGCCGACGCGCTGGAGACCACGGTCACGGCGCTGACGGGCGGGGACGCGGAGCAGTCGGGGGGAGTGGGGCGTGCCGGGTACCACCCGCAGCTGGTTGAGCTGGCCGCGGACGAGTGCTGGTCGCTGCTGGGGACGCACGGGGTCGGCCGGGTCGCGGTGACGGCGCCGGACGGACCCGCGATCCTCCCGGTGAACTACGTGGTCGCCGACCGCGAGGTCGCCTTCCGTACCTCCGCCGGTTCGATGCCCGGGCGGGTGGCCGGCGGGGAGACCGCCTTCGAGGTCGACCACATCGACGAGGCCTTCAGCCAGGGCTGGAGCGTGCTCGTGGTCGGCACGGCCAGGACGGTCACGGACGAGGCGGGGGTGAGCCGGCTGGACGGCATGGCGTACTCCGAGCCCTGGGCCGGCGGGGACCGGGACCTGTGGGTCGCCCTGTCGGCGGAACGGGTCACCGGTCGGCGGATCCTCGTCCGCGGAGCACCCGGCACGATGTAGTGCAAAACGGTCATTATTGAGCAAATGGGCCTCTTCGAAACGGCCTTGATCCTCCGCTTTCCCGCTTGCCCTCAATGTCCGTTTCATTGCGCATTATTGGTGTCTCGCCTGGTTGCTCGTGGCTCGTGACATCCGTCACTCGAAGGAACCGAAAAGCTGATCTTCGCGTCCGCATTTCCCTTTCCGGGTGAATCACTTGAC
It encodes the following:
- a CDS encoding helix-turn-helix domain-containing protein, whose protein sequence is MSGQAHPGPPGPGGARTSGDIGRRVAARRKQLGLSREELALRAASAPGYIEYLEEKTAAPGMGFLLRLADALETTVTALTGGDAEQSGGVGRAGYHPQLVELAADECWSLLGTHGVGRVAVTAPDGPAILPVNYVVADREVAFRTSAGSMPGRVAGGETAFEVDHIDEAFSQGWSVLVVGTARTVTDEAGVSRLDGMAYSEPWAGGDRDLWVALSAERVTGRRILVRGAPGTM